In Leptolyngbya sp. NIES-2104, the genomic window GCCGATGCCACTCCGTGCGTTCTAATCGTTGAAACCGATCAATCTCTTGCTCATCATGTCAGTCTGGATTTACAAGAATCAGGCTATGACACGATCGTGGTTCATGATGCGCGTGCTGGACTCAGACAAGCGATCGAGAAACATCCCTCGCTGATTGTGGTCGATCGCTTACTCGATGGCGATTCTGGCTTGACGTTTTGCCACGATTTACGAACGACAGGCGCTCGGACTCCGGTATTGCTCTTAATGGCGCGGGATACCGTTGACGATCGTGTCGCTTGCATTGAAGCGGGAGCAGATGATTATTTTCTCAAACCTTATCGCTCTGAGGAATTCTTGAGACTGGTGCGGATGTATTTGAAGCCAGATATACCCAGCAGTGAGCAACTCCGGTTTGGGGATTTAGTTTTAGATCTATCGACTCGTCAGGCATTGCGAAATGGAAGAGCGATCGATTTAACGATGAAAGAATTCGAGTTGCTTAAATATTTGATGGAACATCCTCGCGAAGTTCTGACACGAGAACAGATTCTAGAAAATGTTTGGGGTTACGATTTTGTAGGCGAATCGAATGTGATCGAAGTTTACATTCGATATTTGCGTTTGAAGATTGAAGATGAAGGCGAAAAACGTCTGATTCAAACCGTTCGTGGCGTTGGTTATGTTTTGAGAGAGTCATGAAGTGTCAAATTCTGTGTTTAAGCTTGGGAGTCTTGCTACTCGGTTGTTCTGGACTTGAAGCCAAACCCTCCCCGTCTGAATCTCCAGCCCCGATTACGACTCCTTCTGCAATGGGACAAGTTCTACCGCTGACCGCATCGTTTAAGGCTGGCGATCAAGTGATCAAGCTAGAAGTTGCGAAAACGCCCGATGAACAGGCGACAGGCTTAATGTTTCGGACGAGTTTGGCAGACGATCGCGGAATGCTTTTTCCGTTTAATCCGCCGCGTCCCACTCAGTTTTGGATGAGAAACACCCTGATTCCGCTCGATATGCTGTTTCTGCGAAAAGGTGAGGTTCGATTCATCGCGGCAAATGTGCCACCTTGTAAAGCTGATCCTTGCCCCACTTATGGATCTGCGACTGAAGACATCGATCAGGTGATTGAACTTCGGGGAGGCAGAGCCGCAGAACTGGGATTAAAGGTCGGCGATCGCATTACGATTCAGCAAATTCGCAACTAGAAGAACGTTTGAAAATGTCGTTCGTTGCCAGATCCCGCCCTGCCATTTCAGGGCAAGAAGCAATCGAAGCGAAAAGACTTTCTATACCTAAATATTGAGTGTTTCTATTTCCGATAGAAACACAGCGTCCAATTCTTAATTTTTTTGGAATAAGTTAGATTTTATTTGTATCTTGGCTTACGCTCTGCACTTAATATTAATATTAATTATATAGAAAGAAATAGCAAGCCCCTAGGGTGGATGACATTTCACAACCAAACTTTAGATAGAGACGCTTTCGGTAACCAGAAGCTAAATTAATGTTCCAGCTTAATTACAGAAAGAATTGCACGTTTCTCCCTAGTAAAACAGGCTTCGGCAGAATAGAATTAACCTGAATTTTTGTTTTCAACTTAGAACTTGCCCCCCGAATCGAATGATTCGAGTTCTTTGCCGCCGTAGTCCACCTTCTGTACTGGCTACTCACTGCTTCCAAGCTCAATTTGCTTACCCATAATTGGGTGCGTTTGCTCCCCTATTGACCCGGAGGTGACTGTCTGATGCTCGCTGCTACCCATTCAAAGTTTATTCGCTTCCTTCAAGAAGAACTCTCGCTTTCGACATCCTCGATCGCGCTTGCTCTGCGCTACCGTGAACAGAATCCAGGACCCTTGCCAATGATTCTTTGGCAGTATGGACTGGTTACTATTGATCAGCTTGACAGAATCTATAGTTGGCTTGAATCATCCGATAGGTAGATTTTCTACAGCCAATTAGATTTCACAGTGGGTTGCTCGTAGCAGCACGAGGATTATGGAGTGAAGCTTCTATTTCTAGATCAAACGGGTAAATCTGGTGGTGCTGAACTTTGCCTGCTTGATATTGCCGCAGCTTACCGAGAGTCTTGTTTGGTTGGCTTGTTTGAAGATGGGGATTTTCGGCAGCGTTTAGAGCAGCGAAAGATTCCGGTTCAGGTTTTGGCGCAAAAAGCGATCGCAGTTCGGAAATCGAGCGGCGCGATCGCTGGCTTACTCAGTCTCAGCCAGTTGATTCCTTTAATTAATCGCGTCGCTGTCCTGAGTCGTCAGTACGACGCAATTTATGCCAATACTCAAAAAGCCTTGGTGGTTGGCGCGATCGCAAGTTCGATTTCTCGCTGTCCGCTCGTTTATCATTTGCACGATATTCTTTCTCCCGACCACTTCAGCAACACGAATCGCCGATTAGCCGTTCTAATGGCTAATCGAGCGAAGTTAGTGATTGCGAATTCTCAGGCGAGTCGAGATGCCTTTATTAAAGCAGGCGGAAATTCAAAATTGGTTGAAGTGGTCTACAACGGATTTGATCTTGAACCGTATGAGAACGAGATTGATACAACAGAATTGCGATCGTCTCTCACTCTGGAAAACCGCTTCATCGTTGGACACTTCAGCCGTCTATCGCCCTGGAAAGGACAGCACGTTTTACTCAAAGCTCTACAGTATTGCGATCCTACGGTTTGTGCGATCTTCGTGGGCGATGCTTTGTTCGGAGAGCAAGAATACGTTCAGCAATTAAAACAACAGGTCGATCGATTAAATCTGCACGATCGCGTTAAATTTCTCGGCTTCCGTGATGATGTCATTCCGTTAATGAAACTGTGTGATGTCGTCGCTCATACTTCTACTGCCGCTGAACCGTTTGGAAGAGTGATTGTAGAATCGATGCTTTGTGGAAAACCAACGATCGCCGCAAAAGCTGGAGCCGCGATCGAGTTAATCGATCCAGAAGTGACCGGATGGCTCACGACCCCGAACGATCCGAAAGAATTAGCAAATGCGATCGAACTGTGCCGCCAATTACATACCGAAGTATCTAAAGTTGCGATGACTGCCCAACAGCGAGCACGCGAAAAGTTTCATCTAGCTAAAACAAATGCTCAAATTCAACAGCATTTACAGAAACGGTTGGCTGAGTCGTTCTAAAGAGATAGTTCGATCGACATATCGAATCGTTACGGATAGTTCCGTGTCTTCCAAACTACAGAGAGAAGCGCCAATTTAAGAATTGCCTCATGCTAGAGTTTTATTCTTCGTTTGAAGTATGACCGCTCATCAGTCTAGACCCAAGCCGTTAATTAGCATTTTTCTGCCTACTCTTGCAGGTGGTGGAGCCGAACGCGCCATGCTGTATTTAGCGATCGGACTTGCAGAGCGGGGTTGGCGGGTTGATCTAGTTCTTGCTGAGGCAAGAGGAGAATATCTCGATCATATTCCGCTCGAAATTCGGTTAATTGATTTACGGGCGACTTTTCCGATCGTGGTGACGAAAACGATCGCACTTCGTCGGTACCTAGAAAAAGAACAGCCCGCGATCTTGTTCTCCGCGTTAGACATTCTGAGTTCTGCATATTGGGCACGACCCGCAACGGTTTCCACTCAAATTGTGATGTGTGTCCAGACTTATCTATCTGAGCAATTTAAGAATCACCAGGGACGGACTTTTGGCAAGGCGCGATCGCGAATGGTGCGCTGGCTGTATCCCAAATGTGACGCAATTGTGGCAGCTTCGATCGGAACAGCGGAAGATGTGGCAGGATTAACTCGGCTCCCGGTCGATCGCATTCAAGTCATTTACAATCCGGTGGTCACACAGGAAGTTTTTCAGAAAAGTGAAATCTCGATCGATCATCCTTGGTTTAATTCTGGAGAGCCGCCCGTAATTTTAGGAATTGGGCGATTGGTCAGCCAGAAAGATTTCCCCACCCTGATTACAGCATTTGCGAAAGTGCGAGAAAACCGTCCGGCTCGATTGATGATTTTGGGAGAGGGAGACGATCGAGCCGCCCTAGAAGCCCTGATTCAGAAATTTGGACTCGAATCGGATGTAGCACTGCCCGGATTTACTGAGAATCCCTATGCTTATTTATCTAAAGCATCGTTATTTGCGCTATCCTCTCGATTTGAAGGATTCGGAAACGTGGTTGCGGAAGCACTCGCCTGTGGTGCCCCTGTTGTTTCTACGGATTGTCCTAGCGGACCTGCCGAAATTCTCGATCACGGAAAATACGGTAGGCTAATTCCAGTTGCAGATCCCGCAACGATGGCGATCGCCATTTTAGAAATGCTTGATTCACCTGTCGATCGTGCTGCGCTCAAACGTCGTTCTCTTGAATTCGAGCGCGATCGCATCGTTGACCAATACGTTGATCTCATCGAACGCTTACTTGTCGAACGCTGATGCGAATTCTCCACGTCCTTAACCACGTTCAAGATATCGGAAATGGAATTGTCAACGCCGCGATCGATCTCGCTTGCTATCAAGCACAGGCTGGGTTCGAGGTTGCGATCGCGTCCAGCGGCGGTGAGTATGAATCTTTGATGAAGCAATATGAGATCCGGCATTTTACGATCGCAAATCCACGATCGCCGTTTGAAGTGCTAAATATTACTCAGAAATTTAGAGACATTACGCAAGTATTTTCACCGGATGTTGTCCATACGCACATGGTGACAGGTGTCATTCTTGCCAAGCTACTACGCGGAAATGCAAGCTATGTCTTGGTTTCAACCGTTCACAACGAGTGGCAATCTCACGCGGTTTTGATGGGAATCGCTGATAGGGTCATCGCCGTTAGTCGCTCTGTTGCGCGATCGATGCAACATCGCGGTATTCCTGTACGGAAACTGCACGTCGTCGCTAACGGCACGATCGGAACCCCTAGACACCCATCGCTTGATCACGTCAAACCTTTGCCACTCCAGCATCCTGCCATTACAACCGTAGCCGGACTGTATCACCGCAAAGGAATATATGACTTAATTGAAGCCTTTGTGCAGGTAGCTGACGAACATCCAACTGCCCATCTATATTTGGTAGGAAACGGTCCTCATCGAGCAGCGTTTGAGCGGCAAGCCAAAGACAGCCCTCATCGATCGCGGATTCATTTTGAGGGATTTCAAACTGAACCGCAACGCTATCTCATGTCAACGGACGTATTTGTCCTCGCCTCGCGTCAAGAGCCGTTTGGACTGGCGCTCTCTGAGGCACGGGAAGCTGGATGTGCGATCGTTGCCAGCGACGTAGACGGTATCCCGGAAGTCCTCGATGGAGGACAGGCAGGGCAACTCGTTCCCGTCGGAGATGTAAAGGCGCTTTCAAGAGCGCTTTCGATGCTCTTGAAATGTCGGGAAGACCTGGAAGCCTGGAAAATTCGCGCCCGGACTAATATAGACTGGCTGCGAGTCGAACGAGTGCATCAGGAAACGCTAGGGGTGTATCAGGCTGCGATCGCAGAAATGAATCGGACTGTTTGTGCTTAGGAGACTTAAGAGATCTATGGATTTGAATTCAGCAGTTAGAAAGGTTCAGCCTAACCCGCTGATGCTGGCAACACTACTCGGATTGATGGCAACCGCGACTCCTGTGATGGCGCAAAATGCCGGAAGTCGCCCCCCTGCCCAACAATCCGCGCCTTCTGTGCGAGTCGATGAAGGCTATTTACTCGGCTCTGGCGATCGTGTCCGCATCGATATTTTTGGAGTACCAGAGTACACCGGTGAATATCAAGTGATGGCGGATGGTTCGATTAACTTGCCATTGGCTGGAGGAGTCGCCGTCCAAGGACTCACATTACGGCAGGCTTCGGATACGATTTCTCGCCGCTACAGTGAATATTTAACTCGTCCTGTAATCACCGTGACGCTTTTGGCGGCTCGTCCGATTCAGGTCGCAGTCTCTGGAGAAGTGGCACGTCCTGGAACTTATACAACCCCGCTAGGCGACACTGGAGTTCCAACGCTGAGCCGCATGGTGCAAATGGCAGGCGGCATCAAGCAGTCCGCAGACCTTAAACAAGTCGAAATCATTCGTCGTCGTCCAGGCGGCGGTGGGACGCAAAACTTCAAAGTCGATCTCAGCCGCTTGCTGACGGGTGGAGATCTCTCGCAAGATGTCCAACTGCGAGACGGCGACACTGTTGTGGTTCCGGCTGCAACGACCTTGAATGCAACACTCGGCGCTGAACTGTCGAACTCCAGTTTAGGCGCGAGTTTCGATCGAGCAATCAGCGTGATCGTGGCAGGCGAAGTCAACCGTCCCGGACCTCAAACCGTTCGCGGTGAGACTATTTCTCAACCCGATCCGAGCGCAACGCCCGCCGCTCCCGGAGCCGCTCCGGTCACCACCGTGACTCAACGCCTGAGAGCACCCACGGTCACACGGGCACTTCAGCAAGCAGGCGGCATCACGCAACGTGCGGACATTCGCGATATCGAAATTCGCCGAACCGTCTCGAACGGCAATGAGCAAGTGATTAAAGTCAACTTGATGAGCTTGTTGCGGGAAGGTGACGCGAAACAAGACCTCATCTTACAAGAAGGCGATCGCGTGATCGTGCCGATGGCAACCGCAAGCGTGACTCCAGAAGATGCCGCGATTATGGGTCGGGGTGTAATTTCACCCGAACTGATCACCGTTAACGTGGTTGGTCAGGTGGAACGACCCGGAGCCGTACAGGTCGCGCCTTACACCACCATGAACCAAGCTATCTTGGCAGCAGGTGGATTTGCGCGAGGTGCAAAACGCAATCAGGTCGAATTCATTCGACTCCAGCCCAATGGAACCGTCGATCGTCGAAGTGTCGATATCGATTTCGCACGCGGCATTGATCAAGCGAAAAATCCTCCGCTGCAAGCAGGCGATACGATCGTGATTCGGAAGACTGGCTTCCAGAGCTTTACTGAAGGCATTGGAGGTGTCTTAGGTCCTGCCCTTGGCATCTTCGGAATTTTCCGTTAACTTTCCGTTCAGTCCGATCAAAAGGGAATGAGGCTTGATTACCATGAAGAAAGCCTCGTTCCCTTTTTTGATTGATTTAAAAAGCTAATCGTTTAGTTAACGAGATTAAATCACTCTTTATTCTGAGGCAGGAAGCAGAAGAACCCGGTAGACTGAATCAAAGCGGACTTTCTACTTCATTCCAGGAGAATGAGTGAGTGAGTAATCACAGACGTTACAAGTCGATCGCGCAGGATGGTGAAGTAGATGGGCGAGATTGAGCGCTGCTATCAAGTACTAGGACTAGAGTCTGGGGCAACACTCGAAGAGGTGAACCAGGCGTATAAAGACCTTGTGTTTATTTGGCATCCCGATCGTGTGCCTAAAGACAACCCGCGCTTGGTGCAAAAAGCCGAGGCGAAAATCAAGGAACTGAATCACGCACGGGATATTTTACGATCGCATTTCAAAAACGGCACAGCGGCGAAACCTGCTGCGGCTCAACCGAAACCTTCCTCGCAAACTTACTATCAGTCCTACTATTACCGTCCCCCGACTTCATCCCCGAACGGACGGCAAGCTTCTAATGGACATTCGTCGAATGGTCATTCTAGTAACGGTCACTCGACGAACGGTCATTCTAATAATGGGCACTCGAATGGTCATTCAACAAACGGACATTCTGATCGGACTCGACCGAACTATCAAACGTATCAGCCTTATCCCCGTCCGAACTATTCACAGCAGTCGAACGGGCAGAATCGGTCGGCAGACAACAATCACAAATCAGAGCCGAATCCCAAAGCCGAGCCACCGAAATCGACTGACAACACTCAAAATTACTATCGTCAGTCACACTACCGGGCGGAATACCATCATCCACCGAAATCCCCTGCCCGTCCTCAAATGCCGGACATGACCGGAAAAGATTTGAGCGGACAGAACTTAAAAGAAAAAGATCTTTCTGGGTATAACTTGAGTCGAGCGAATCTGTCTCGTGCGGATTTGAGCGATACATTTATGCACAAGGCAAATCTTGAAGGCGCGAAACTAGAGAGAGCAAATCTGTTTCGGGCGAATTTGCTAGAGGCAAATTTGTGTGGGGCTGATTTGCGAGAGGCGAATTTGATCGGGGCGGATTTGAGTGGAGCCGATTTACGGGGGGCGGATTTACGGGGGGCGAAAGTGGGATTTGACGATCGAGTGATGGTCAAACTCACCGGAGCCAATCTCCAAGGTGCAATCATGCCGAATGGCAAGGTTCACGGTATGCCCGCCTCTTAGAATTGAACGGCATTCATCCAGTAGTTGAACGTTTCGCCATCGATTTGATCGGATTCTCAGTGATAAATTCAGTGTGAATCCGATGGAATCGAAGCGGAAAGACTCGTTGAACCCAAGTTAATTAAAGCCGCAATCCTTCGGGGCGACCGCGAATTTGGTAACAGGTAGCTTATCCTTGCCCACGTAGGAATAGTAGAAAGAATAACCATCCTTCAAATTTGCTTTGGTAGCAGGATCGGCGCAAACTCGCTCTTTAACGACATTGCGGATGATTTCTTTGGCATCTGCATTCAGGTCAGCAGACGTTTTGGTGACAAGCTGGAAGTTATAGAGAAGTCCGTCTTCTTGAACATCCACCCTGGTCAGCGTTGTTTCTTCGTCGATCTGCTGTGGAACAGAGCGATTGAGTTGAGCGGCAGTGACACGCAGCACGGTTTGATCAACTTTGCTTTTCTTGGGTTCAGGCTTCGGTTCGCTGGCTGGACTGCTTGCAGGACTGGCTGGTGTATTATTTTCTGTCCGATTAGAAGGAAGGAAAGGAGCGACGGGAAGACAGCCCGTAAACAAAACCAGAATTGCAGACAAGTAGAAAAATCGTTTCATAATCCAGTGACTCGCTAAAAGTGAAAACGCTCGGAAAGGTTTACCATTTGAACTTGTGCGCTCGCAGTTGTCCCAGTTGTTCTGTCAAATAATCTTGCTCTCTCGTTGCATTTAATCGTTGAGCGACTGAAAACGCCTGTTGATAGTAGGTTTCAGCCATCGTCAATTTACCCGTTTGCTGTTGGTGTTGTGCCATCATCTTCAGCGAAGTTAACATCTGCCAAGCATCATTCTTCTGAGTTGCCATTGCAATCCGCTGATTCAACATTTCGACAAAGCGATTTTCTTGTCCTATGCCGCGATACGCCAGCATCAACCCGTCAAATGCTCGAAACTGAGCCGATTGATTGCCGCTTTGTTGTGCTAGGGTCATCGCTCGATCGTGAGCGCTATAAGCCGATCGAGCATCACCGATCGCTAAATACGCCTCACCTAAATGATTCAAAGTGTTTGCCGCTCCGACCGGATCTTTTGCTTGATCTCGAAAGGTGCGG contains:
- a CDS encoding polysaccharide biosynthesis/export family protein; this encodes MDLNSAVRKVQPNPLMLATLLGLMATATPVMAQNAGSRPPAQQSAPSVRVDEGYLLGSGDRVRIDIFGVPEYTGEYQVMADGSINLPLAGGVAVQGLTLRQASDTISRRYSEYLTRPVITVTLLAARPIQVAVSGEVARPGTYTTPLGDTGVPTLSRMVQMAGGIKQSADLKQVEIIRRRPGGGGTQNFKVDLSRLLTGGDLSQDVQLRDGDTVVVPAATTLNATLGAELSNSSLGASFDRAISVIVAGEVNRPGPQTVRGETISQPDPSATPAAPGAAPVTTVTQRLRAPTVTRALQQAGGITQRADIRDIEIRRTVSNGNEQVIKVNLMSLLREGDAKQDLILQEGDRVIVPMATASVTPEDAAIMGRGVISPELITVNVVGQVERPGAVQVAPYTTMNQAILAAGGFARGAKRNQVEFIRLQPNGTVDRRSVDIDFARGIDQAKNPPLQAGDTIVIRKTGFQSFTEGIGGVLGPALGIFGIFR
- a CDS encoding DUF2949 domain-containing protein, with translation MLAATHSKFIRFLQEELSLSTSSIALALRYREQNPGPLPMILWQYGLVTIDQLDRIYSWLESSDR
- a CDS encoding glycosyltransferase, whose protein sequence is MKLLFLDQTGKSGGAELCLLDIAAAYRESCLVGLFEDGDFRQRLEQRKIPVQVLAQKAIAVRKSSGAIAGLLSLSQLIPLINRVAVLSRQYDAIYANTQKALVVGAIASSISRCPLVYHLHDILSPDHFSNTNRRLAVLMANRAKLVIANSQASRDAFIKAGGNSKLVEVVYNGFDLEPYENEIDTTELRSSLTLENRFIVGHFSRLSPWKGQHVLLKALQYCDPTVCAIFVGDALFGEQEYVQQLKQQVDRLNLHDRVKFLGFRDDVIPLMKLCDVVAHTSTAAEPFGRVIVESMLCGKPTIAAKAGAAIELIDPEVTGWLTTPNDPKELANAIELCRQLHTEVSKVAMTAQQRAREKFHLAKTNAQIQQHLQKRLAESF
- a CDS encoding DUF192 domain-containing protein; its protein translation is MKCQILCLSLGVLLLGCSGLEAKPSPSESPAPITTPSAMGQVLPLTASFKAGDQVIKLEVAKTPDEQATGLMFRTSLADDRGMLFPFNPPRPTQFWMRNTLIPLDMLFLRKGEVRFIAANVPPCKADPCPTYGSATEDIDQVIELRGGRAAELGLKVGDRITIQQIRN
- a CDS encoding glycosyltransferase family 4 protein → MRILHVLNHVQDIGNGIVNAAIDLACYQAQAGFEVAIASSGGEYESLMKQYEIRHFTIANPRSPFEVLNITQKFRDITQVFSPDVVHTHMVTGVILAKLLRGNASYVLVSTVHNEWQSHAVLMGIADRVIAVSRSVARSMQHRGIPVRKLHVVANGTIGTPRHPSLDHVKPLPLQHPAITTVAGLYHRKGIYDLIEAFVQVADEHPTAHLYLVGNGPHRAAFERQAKDSPHRSRIHFEGFQTEPQRYLMSTDVFVLASRQEPFGLALSEAREAGCAIVASDVDGIPEVLDGGQAGQLVPVGDVKALSRALSMLLKCREDLEAWKIRARTNIDWLRVERVHQETLGVYQAAIAEMNRTVCA
- the nblR gene encoding response regulator transcription factor NblR encodes the protein MSIADATPCVLIVETDQSLAHHVSLDLQESGYDTIVVHDARAGLRQAIEKHPSLIVVDRLLDGDSGLTFCHDLRTTGARTPVLLLMARDTVDDRVACIEAGADDYFLKPYRSEEFLRLVRMYLKPDIPSSEQLRFGDLVLDLSTRQALRNGRAIDLTMKEFELLKYLMEHPREVLTREQILENVWGYDFVGESNVIEVYIRYLRLKIEDEGEKRLIQTVRGVGYVLRES
- a CDS encoding glycosyltransferase — encoded protein: MTAHQSRPKPLISIFLPTLAGGGAERAMLYLAIGLAERGWRVDLVLAEARGEYLDHIPLEIRLIDLRATFPIVVTKTIALRRYLEKEQPAILFSALDILSSAYWARPATVSTQIVMCVQTYLSEQFKNHQGRTFGKARSRMVRWLYPKCDAIVAASIGTAEDVAGLTRLPVDRIQVIYNPVVTQEVFQKSEISIDHPWFNSGEPPVILGIGRLVSQKDFPTLITAFAKVRENRPARLMILGEGDDRAALEALIQKFGLESDVALPGFTENPYAYLSKASLFALSSRFEGFGNVVAEALACGAPVVSTDCPSGPAEILDHGKYGRLIPVADPATMAIAILEMLDSPVDRAALKRRSLEFERDRIVDQYVDLIERLLVER
- a CDS encoding pentapeptide repeat-containing protein, giving the protein MGEIERCYQVLGLESGATLEEVNQAYKDLVFIWHPDRVPKDNPRLVQKAEAKIKELNHARDILRSHFKNGTAAKPAAAQPKPSSQTYYQSYYYRPPTSSPNGRQASNGHSSNGHSSNGHSTNGHSNNGHSNGHSTNGHSDRTRPNYQTYQPYPRPNYSQQSNGQNRSADNNHKSEPNPKAEPPKSTDNTQNYYRQSHYRAEYHHPPKSPARPQMPDMTGKDLSGQNLKEKDLSGYNLSRANLSRADLSDTFMHKANLEGAKLERANLFRANLLEANLCGADLREANLIGADLSGADLRGADLRGAKVGFDDRVMVKLTGANLQGAIMPNGKVHGMPAS